From a region of the Candidatus Brocadia sp. genome:
- a CDS encoding NAD-dependent epimerase/dehydratase family protein, with protein MRILILGADGYLGWPTCMYFSQRGHDVVGIDNYFRRNAAIALDCEPLLPTPNLIQRAKIWEKITGKRINIHVGDATNYAFLLKIFKEYKPDTVVHYAEQPSAPYSMINQEKAAFTLQNNLISTLNIVYAVKEANRDCHIIKLGTMGEYGTPNIDIEEGWLEINHKGKKDKFLFPRQASSLYHTTKIQDTDMLWFYVRTWGIRVTDLMQGPVYGISTDEADRDSQLVPNFHYDEVFGTVLNRFVVQAVANYPLTVYGKGGQIRGYLNLKDTMQCVYLSATQPVKNGELRIFNQVTETFSVNELADKVCAVGNKLGYNVNINHIENPRKEKEEHYYNPKYTGLLELGLKPNYLTDDELTGIFRKVEQYKDQINRDAIFRGIKWSAETLSGTA; from the coding sequence ATGAGAATTTTAATCTTGGGTGCGGACGGATATCTCGGCTGGCCTACTTGCATGTATTTTTCTCAGAGAGGGCACGATGTCGTAGGGATTGATAATTACTTTAGGCGTAATGCTGCAATTGCGCTTGACTGTGAGCCACTATTGCCAACTCCAAATCTGATTCAAAGAGCGAAGATTTGGGAGAAAATCACGGGGAAAAGAATCAATATTCATGTAGGAGATGCAACTAATTACGCATTTCTTCTTAAAATATTCAAAGAATATAAACCTGATACAGTTGTTCATTATGCAGAACAGCCTTCTGCCCCTTATTCAATGATAAATCAGGAAAAGGCAGCTTTTACCCTCCAGAATAACCTTATAAGCACCTTAAATATCGTGTACGCAGTTAAAGAGGCTAATAGGGATTGCCATATAATAAAACTAGGCACAATGGGTGAATATGGTACACCTAACATTGATATCGAAGAGGGATGGTTAGAAATAAACCATAAGGGGAAAAAAGATAAATTCCTTTTCCCTAGGCAGGCAAGTTCTCTTTATCATACAACAAAAATACAGGATACTGATATGCTTTGGTTTTATGTAAGGACATGGGGTATCAGAGTAACCGATCTTATGCAGGGGCCTGTTTATGGTATTTCTACTGATGAAGCAGACCGTGATTCTCAATTGGTGCCCAATTTTCACTACGATGAAGTATTTGGGACCGTTCTCAATCGTTTTGTTGTGCAGGCCGTAGCCAACTATCCTCTTACTGTTTATGGCAAAGGCGGACAGATAAGGGGATATTTGAATCTGAAAGATACCATGCAGTGTGTTTACCTTTCTGCAACACAGCCTGTTAAAAATGGAGAACTAAGGATATTCAATCAGGTAACGGAGACTTTTAGCGTTAATGAACTGGCCGATAAGGTTTGTGCAGTAGGGAATAAACTTGGATATAATGTTAATATTAATCATATAGAAAACCCGAGGAAAGAGAAAGAAGAACATTATTATAATCCAAAATATACTGGACTTCTGGAACTCGGATTAAAACCTAATTATCTTACTGATGATGAGCTTACGGGTATATTTAGAAAAGTTGAGCAATATAAAGATCAAATAAACAGAGACGCGATTTTTCGGGGTATAAAATGGAGTGCTGAAACATTGAGTGGAACTGCTTAG
- a CDS encoding GDP-mannose 4,6-dehydratase — MNIANHYLITGGCGFIGTSLIARLRGENPKAKIRVLDNLSVGTKDDLAEVCNFVELSTSRFNSQHSSNIVDPSDYPEVELIIGDVKDYNTCSMCCRDIDCIVHLAANTGVGTSVENPRRDMEANVIGTFNMLEAARQNSVGKFIFASSGAPVGEVDPPIHEEKAPRPVSPYGASKLAGEGYCSVYYRTFGIKTISLRFGNVYGPLSKHKNSVVAKFIKQALKGETLEIYGDGKQTRDFIYIDDLVMAIMLASMAETGGEVFQIATYKETTVNEIARVVKELVERKTGKKVNIVFGNHRPGDVKRNFSDISKARKILGFEPRYDLMTGLRKTFESFFQNA, encoded by the coding sequence ATGAATATTGCTAACCATTACTTGATTACCGGTGGTTGTGGCTTCATCGGTACAAGTCTCATTGCCCGTCTCCGTGGAGAGAATCCAAAGGCTAAGATAAGGGTGCTCGATAACCTCTCCGTTGGAACCAAAGACGATTTAGCAGAAGTTTGTAACTTTGTAGAGTTAAGCACATCTCGTTTTAATTCTCAACACTCATCCAATATCGTGGACCCATCCGACTATCCTGAAGTAGAGCTTATTATTGGAGATGTTAAGGATTATAATACTTGCTCGATGTGTTGTAGAGATATAGATTGTATTGTTCACCTTGCTGCAAATACTGGCGTAGGGACTTCAGTAGAGAATCCAAGACGTGATATGGAAGCCAACGTTATTGGCACGTTCAACATGCTCGAGGCAGCCAGACAAAACAGTGTTGGAAAATTTATTTTTGCATCATCAGGAGCGCCGGTCGGAGAGGTGGACCCTCCAATCCATGAAGAAAAGGCACCAAGGCCAGTCTCCCCGTATGGGGCAAGCAAGCTTGCGGGTGAAGGTTATTGTTCTGTCTACTATAGGACTTTTGGCATAAAGACAATTTCTTTGCGTTTTGGAAATGTTTACGGCCCTTTGTCGAAACATAAAAATAGTGTAGTGGCAAAATTCATCAAACAGGCATTGAAAGGCGAAACCCTTGAGATATATGGGGATGGCAAACAAACTCGAGACTTTATATATATTGATGATCTTGTGATGGCAATTATGCTGGCATCTATGGCTGAAACAGGAGGAGAAGTGTTTCAAATCGCCACATACAAAGAAACGACTGTCAATGAGATAGCCAGAGTTGTAAAAGAACTCGTTGAAAGGAAAACGGGCAAAAAAGTAAACATCGTATTTGGTAACCACAGGCCTGGCGATGTTAAAAGGAATTTCTCTGATATCTCAAAGGCCAGGAAAATACTGGGTTTTGAACCACGATATGATTTGATGACCGGGTTAAGAAAGACATTCGAATCTTTTTTCCAGAACGCTTAA